From one Pseudomonas sp. MYb118 genomic stretch:
- a CDS encoding kinase inhibitor produces MKIRQILCVLSLGVSFIAHAQEFSLTSSDIAQGEPLTRREVFNGFGCEGDNLSPQLSWHNPPAGTKSYAITVFDPDAPTGSGWWHWTVANLPVTVTSLPRGVGANLPVGAVQGRTDYGQAGFGGVCPPAGDKPHHYQFTVWALKVDSLPLDAQASGALVGYLLNANVLAKATITPTYQR; encoded by the coding sequence ATGAAAATCAGACAGATCTTGTGCGTGCTTTCCCTTGGAGTCTCCTTCATCGCCCATGCGCAGGAGTTTTCCCTGACCAGCAGTGACATTGCTCAAGGCGAGCCGCTGACCCGCCGTGAGGTCTTCAACGGCTTTGGCTGCGAGGGCGATAACCTGTCCCCGCAGTTGTCCTGGCACAACCCGCCCGCCGGCACCAAAAGCTACGCCATCACCGTTTTCGATCCTGACGCGCCTACCGGCAGTGGCTGGTGGCATTGGACCGTGGCCAATTTGCCGGTGACGGTCACCAGCCTGCCGCGAGGTGTGGGGGCAAACCTGCCCGTCGGAGCTGTCCAGGGGCGCACCGATTATGGCCAGGCAGGATTCGGCGGCGTCTGCCCGCCCGCAGGCGACAAACCCCATCATTACCAGTTCACTGTCTGGGCGTTGAAGGTCGACTCATTGCCGCTGGATGCTCAGGCCAGCGGGGCGTTGGTGGGCTATCTGCTCAATGCCAATGTTCTGGCCAAAGCGACGATTACCCCAACGTATCAGCGCTGA
- a CDS encoding TonB-dependent siderophore receptor, giving the protein MQSLTLMKSLTLAVALGVASHAWAAPVQFDLPRQPLATSLRQLAEAAHLTLAVDHSIVPDQLAPAVRGNLEPASALAQLLQGTGLTYSQQGSTLVISRVQAGAMELGATLVNASALPVTTEGTGSYTTGGLTIGKGEHSLRETPQSVTVLTRKFMDDQNLNTIEEVMKKTPGITVYDSPMGGKYFYSRGFQMLGQYQYDGVPLDMGNNYVQADSFSSDMALYDRVEVQRGAAGMMKGSGGTVGAVNFVRKRGTATPHTEITLSAGSWDNYRGQVDTGGPLNASGTVRGRAVLAQQDRQYFYDHAKRQDQVFYGALDFDLTPATTLGLGVAYEDVDANPCWHGLPRYSDGSDLKLSRSTCLGASWNDWQSHRTTVFTDLKHQFNDDWALKVAGVYSKNTQDMKYGFSEGTITAGTTPAMSMYSGLFDYDQVDYGFDAYVDGHFDAFGQQHELTVGANASRSKKDDSYLLIRLPDKQNPFAPNAHIPEPPDSYYYANSYNGGPVESTTKQYGAYSTLRLKLADPLTLVLGSRVSWYKSERDSYTVAWDYPEHSKSTETGEVTPFAGVLYDLNDNLTAYASYSDIFTPQGQYRSEGGSSLKPMVGASYELGIKGEWLGGRLNTAFNLFRTIQKDQAQTDYNSTCASPDGYCYVNAGKVRAQGFEAEVSGEVIDRLQMLAGYTYTQTKTLENIDSTSEGAVFNSYVPRHVLRVWGDYALDGALDRFSVGAGVEAQSDNYRLNNTGTIKNSQSGYAVWNGRIGYRIDDTWSVAVNGNNLFDRKYYQSIGREGFGNYYGEPRNFMLTVKADL; this is encoded by the coding sequence ATGCAGTCCCTGACCTTGATGAAATCCCTGACCTTGGCCGTCGCGCTGGGCGTTGCCAGCCATGCCTGGGCCGCGCCAGTGCAGTTTGACCTGCCGCGTCAGCCGTTGGCCACCTCGCTGCGCCAATTGGCCGAAGCCGCGCACCTGACGCTGGCGGTGGATCACAGCATCGTGCCCGACCAGTTGGCCCCGGCGGTTCGCGGCAACCTGGAACCGGCCAGCGCCCTGGCGCAACTGCTGCAAGGCACCGGCCTGACGTACAGCCAGCAAGGTTCGACCCTGGTGATTTCCCGGGTGCAGGCCGGTGCCATGGAACTGGGGGCGACCCTGGTCAATGCGAGCGCCCTGCCCGTCACGACCGAGGGCACCGGTTCCTACACCACCGGCGGGCTGACCATCGGCAAAGGTGAACACTCGCTGCGTGAAACCCCGCAATCGGTGACGGTGCTGACCCGCAAGTTCATGGATGACCAGAACCTCAACACCATCGAAGAGGTGATGAAAAAGACCCCGGGCATCACCGTGTATGACTCGCCCATGGGCGGCAAATATTTCTACTCCCGGGGCTTCCAGATGCTCGGCCAGTATCAGTACGACGGTGTGCCGCTGGACATGGGCAACAACTACGTGCAGGCCGACAGCTTCAGCAGCGACATGGCACTGTATGACCGCGTCGAAGTGCAACGCGGCGCCGCTGGCATGATGAAGGGCTCGGGCGGCACCGTGGGCGCGGTGAACTTCGTGCGCAAGCGCGGCACGGCCACGCCCCATACCGAAATCACCCTGTCTGCCGGCAGTTGGGACAACTACCGCGGCCAGGTGGACACCGGTGGGCCGTTGAACGCCAGTGGCACTGTTCGCGGTCGCGCGGTACTGGCGCAGCAGGATCGCCAGTATTTCTACGACCACGCCAAACGCCAGGACCAGGTGTTCTATGGCGCGCTGGATTTCGACCTGACGCCCGCCACCACACTCGGGCTGGGCGTGGCCTATGAGGATGTCGACGCCAATCCGTGCTGGCACGGCCTGCCGCGCTACAGCGATGGCAGCGACCTGAAACTCAGCCGTTCCACGTGCCTGGGCGCATCCTGGAACGACTGGCAAAGCCACCGGACCACGGTGTTTACCGACCTCAAGCATCAGTTCAATGATGACTGGGCGCTGAAGGTCGCCGGTGTGTACAGCAAGAACACCCAGGACATGAAGTACGGTTTTTCCGAAGGCACCATCACGGCGGGCACCACACCGGCGATGAGCATGTATTCCGGCCTGTTCGACTATGACCAGGTTGACTACGGTTTCGACGCCTACGTCGATGGCCACTTCGATGCCTTTGGCCAGCAACACGAACTGACCGTGGGCGCCAACGCCAGTCGCTCGAAAAAGGACGACAGTTACCTGTTGATCCGCCTGCCGGACAAGCAGAATCCCTTCGCCCCCAACGCCCACATCCCCGAGCCGCCGGACAGCTACTACTACGCCAATTCCTACAACGGCGGTCCGGTGGAGTCGACCACCAAGCAGTACGGCGCCTACTCCACCCTGCGCCTGAAACTGGCCGACCCGCTGACGCTGGTGCTGGGCAGTCGGGTCAGCTGGTACAAGTCCGAGCGTGATTCCTACACCGTTGCCTGGGACTATCCCGAGCACAGCAAAAGCACCGAGACTGGCGAAGTCACACCGTTTGCCGGAGTGCTCTACGACCTCAATGACAACCTCACCGCCTACGCCAGCTACTCAGATATTTTCACCCCGCAGGGTCAGTACCGTTCCGAGGGCGGCAGCTCGCTCAAGCCCATGGTCGGCGCCTCGTATGAATTGGGGATCAAGGGCGAATGGCTGGGCGGTCGGCTGAACACCGCATTCAACCTGTTCCGCACCATCCAGAAGGACCAGGCGCAAACCGACTACAACTCCACCTGCGCATCGCCCGACGGCTACTGCTACGTCAACGCCGGCAAGGTACGGGCTCAGGGCTTCGAAGCGGAAGTCAGCGGCGAAGTCATCGACCGCCTGCAAATGCTCGCCGGCTACACCTACACCCAGACCAAGACCCTGGAAAACATCGACTCCACCAGTGAAGGCGCGGTGTTCAACAGCTACGTGCCGCGTCACGTGCTGCGGGTGTGGGGCGACTACGCCCTGGACGGCGCCCTCGATCGCTTCAGCGTCGGCGCCGGTGTCGAGGCGCAGAGCGACAACTACCGGTTGAACAACACCGGCACCATCAAAAACAGCCAATCGGGGTATGCCGTGTGGAACGGCCGGATCGGCTATCGCATCGACGACACCTGGTCGGTGGCGGTCAATGGCAACAACCTGTTTGACCGCAAGTATTACCAGAGCATCGGGCGCGAGGGGTTTGGCAACTATTACGGGGAACCACGTAACTTCATGCTGACGGTGAAGGCGGATTTGTGA
- a CDS encoding sigma-70 family RNA polymerase sigma factor translates to MNWNRIDLRWAYTDLLLSLGRRTGCIQLAQDVLHDAFIRYLLVDRKTRIEQPNAYLRTVAQSVLIDHFRQAGRFCSLDDPEGLAVANESLNEHFAPTPEHLLDMRQRLEALQRIIDCLPPRCREVFWLVRIEGHKQMDIARMLGISLSAVERHLIRALMDLRAAKELLTS, encoded by the coding sequence ATGAATTGGAATCGAATCGACCTGCGCTGGGCCTACACCGACTTGTTGTTGAGCCTGGGTCGGCGCACCGGTTGTATTCAGTTGGCGCAGGATGTGCTGCATGACGCCTTCATCCGCTACCTGCTGGTGGACAGGAAGACCCGCATCGAGCAGCCCAACGCGTATTTGCGCACGGTGGCGCAGTCGGTACTGATCGACCATTTCCGCCAGGCCGGGCGTTTCTGCTCGCTGGACGACCCTGAAGGTCTGGCGGTGGCCAATGAATCGCTCAACGAGCATTTCGCCCCCACGCCCGAACACTTGCTGGACATGCGCCAACGTCTGGAGGCGCTGCAACGCATCATCGACTGCCTGCCGCCGCGTTGCCGCGAGGTGTTCTGGCTGGTGCGGATCGAAGGACATAAACAGATGGACATCGCGCGCATGCTGGGGATCAGTCTCAGTGCAGTGGAGCGGCATCTGATCCGCGCATTGATGGATCTGCGTGCCGCCAAGGAGTTGCTGACATCATGA
- a CDS encoding ATP-binding protein has product MINTPHVWMLRLGAVTLALVIFLVDWLTSLDVAIAVLYVAVILISSDLFSYRGMRTVSLLCCLLTLAAYLLSHVSPADAWQAPPFARCLVSLAAITISAILALKSKAAKEALQQQVQLLHRSEACLAGAQRLSRTGSVGMKLPDGRLNWSEEARRIFEFEGPEQPTLQQMISRTHPDDTGDLKKLIEEAYAHHECPEAEFRLLMPDGRCKHVRMLAQRAADSSGCCEYLGALMDVTTAKCAEEALHQSQSQLAHVTRVTILGEMAASIAHEVNQPLAAVTTNAEAGLRWLNREEPNVIEVCGAIQRIMSEAHRASEVIRGIRALSRKSEPRYLSINLQEVLQEALLLTRRETRRHKVNIEFQPRQDGLWVQGDRIQLQQVIINLLLNALQALSCTPPRGRRLSILLETAPGDDVRLRIQDNGPGIPAQNLPRLFNPFFTTKPEGMGMGLSICRSIIEAHGGRIWAESEPGHGAKVCFSLPGQVPASS; this is encoded by the coding sequence TTGATCAATACGCCCCATGTATGGATGCTCAGGCTTGGAGCGGTCACCCTCGCTTTGGTGATTTTTCTGGTCGACTGGCTGACCTCGCTGGATGTGGCCATCGCGGTGCTGTACGTCGCGGTGATCCTGATCTCCAGTGATCTGTTCTCTTACCGGGGCATGCGCACGGTCTCACTGCTGTGCTGCTTGCTGACGCTGGCAGCGTATCTGCTTTCTCACGTTTCTCCCGCCGACGCATGGCAGGCACCGCCCTTCGCACGTTGCCTGGTCAGTCTGGCGGCCATCACCATCAGCGCAATCCTGGCCTTGAAGAGCAAGGCGGCCAAGGAAGCGCTCCAGCAACAGGTGCAGCTATTGCACCGCAGCGAAGCGTGCCTGGCCGGGGCCCAGCGGCTGAGCCGCACCGGTAGCGTCGGCATGAAGCTGCCGGATGGGCGACTGAACTGGTCTGAGGAGGCGCGGCGGATATTCGAGTTCGAGGGGCCCGAGCAGCCCACCCTGCAACAGATGATTTCACGCACTCACCCCGACGACACCGGCGATCTGAAAAAACTGATTGAAGAGGCTTACGCCCACCACGAGTGCCCGGAGGCGGAGTTCAGGCTGCTGATGCCCGATGGCCGTTGCAAGCATGTGCGCATGCTCGCGCAACGGGCGGCTGACTCATCGGGGTGCTGTGAGTACCTCGGTGCCTTGATGGATGTGACCACGGCGAAATGTGCCGAAGAAGCGCTTCACCAGTCCCAATCGCAGTTGGCGCACGTGACCCGCGTCACGATCCTGGGGGAAATGGCGGCGTCCATTGCCCATGAAGTCAATCAACCCCTCGCGGCAGTGACGACCAACGCAGAGGCAGGCTTGCGCTGGCTCAATCGCGAAGAGCCTAACGTTATTGAGGTCTGCGGTGCCATCCAGCGCATCATGAGCGAAGCCCATCGCGCCAGCGAAGTCATTCGTGGCATTCGAGCGCTGTCGCGCAAATCCGAACCGCGGTACTTGTCGATCAATCTCCAGGAAGTGCTACAAGAGGCGTTGCTGCTCACGCGCCGGGAGACCAGACGGCACAAGGTCAACATCGAGTTTCAACCACGGCAAGACGGTTTGTGGGTCCAGGGCGATCGCATCCAGTTGCAGCAGGTCATCATCAACCTGCTGTTGAATGCGTTACAGGCCTTGTCATGCACGCCACCCAGAGGGAGACGACTTTCTATCCTGCTGGAGACGGCGCCGGGTGATGATGTGCGCTTGCGCATTCAGGACAACGGCCCTGGCATCCCTGCGCAGAACCTGCCCAGGCTGTTCAATCCCTTTTTCACCACCAAACCGGAAGGAATGGGCATGGGTCTGTCGATATGTCGCTCGATCATCGAGGCCCATGGAGGACGCATCTGGGCTGAAAGCGAACCGGGGCACGGAGCGAAGGTGTGTTTCTCGCTGCCAGGCCAAGTGCCCGCTTCATCCTGA
- a CDS encoding colicin E3/pyocin S6 family cytotoxin: MAGSKDIPRLQNPPSGDGHHVTYRLMNATELAEREARQKAYDAMLARQQAFEDSRAVVASEAKAVRNGCVFAKSCKLPDAIIDYSNPSGMVPTDSLKDYGEVAWLGASEVNNAGLAELNRIGGAALAIGRLALWTPAVAAPTGVLSVAGSTALVALVAVFWSPSLGDSALYSEEQLRSLKQARTRVRLHVEQQADGTLKGYGFYTGTKRDWEMVDVVQLALRDSQYVADLGEGIELIWTPAVDGSDILGIPKLEAAPQAPHIWVYPPTKQAEAIIVDPVYPPDYQDFILVFPVGSGVKPLYVVISRPRKGVTPADHDYHPAPKTEEITAFPGLKEAKKMNPIVGGGGLRDRWKDAKGRRIYEWDSRHGELEVYRASDGSHLGSFDHQTGEQLKGAIPKRNIPKKYL, encoded by the coding sequence GTGGCTGGCAGCAAGGATATTCCCAGGCTACAAAACCCACCGTCGGGCGACGGCCATCATGTGACCTATCGCCTGATGAATGCCACCGAGCTGGCCGAACGGGAGGCCAGGCAGAAGGCCTACGATGCCATGCTCGCGCGGCAGCAGGCGTTCGAAGACAGCCGGGCGGTGGTGGCAAGCGAGGCGAAGGCGGTTCGCAATGGCTGCGTGTTCGCCAAATCCTGCAAGCTGCCGGACGCCATTATCGACTACTCGAACCCTTCGGGGATGGTGCCGACCGACAGCCTCAAGGATTACGGCGAAGTGGCCTGGCTCGGCGCCTCCGAGGTCAACAACGCAGGCCTGGCGGAGCTCAACCGCATCGGCGGTGCGGCGCTGGCCATCGGCCGGCTGGCGCTGTGGACGCCGGCTGTCGCGGCGCCCACCGGTGTACTCAGCGTGGCCGGCTCAACCGCCCTGGTCGCGCTGGTGGCGGTGTTCTGGTCGCCCAGCCTGGGCGACAGCGCGCTCTACAGCGAAGAGCAACTGCGCAGCCTGAAACAGGCCCGCACCCGCGTGCGCCTGCACGTGGAGCAGCAAGCCGATGGCACCCTCAAGGGCTATGGCTTCTACACCGGCACCAAGCGCGATTGGGAAATGGTCGATGTGGTGCAGCTGGCGTTGCGCGACAGCCAGTACGTCGCGGACCTCGGAGAAGGTATCGAGCTGATCTGGACCCCGGCGGTCGATGGCTCGGACATTCTCGGCATTCCCAAACTGGAAGCGGCGCCGCAAGCACCGCACATCTGGGTGTATCCGCCGACGAAACAGGCTGAGGCGATCATCGTCGATCCGGTTTACCCGCCGGATTACCAGGATTTCATTCTTGTGTTTCCGGTGGGGTCGGGGGTTAAGCCGCTTTATGTGGTGATCAGCAGGCCGCGCAAGGGTGTGACACCTGCGGATCATGATTACCATCCGGCACCAAAAACCGAGGAAATAACCGCATTTCCCGGACTCAAGGAAGCCAAGAAAATGAACCCTATCGTAGGGGGTGGCGGACTGAGAGACCGTTGGAAAGATGCGAAGGGCAGACGGATTTACGAGTGGGACTCAAGGCACGGTGAGCTGGAAGTATATCGGGCCAGCGACGGGAGCCATTTGGGATCCTTTGATCACCAGACAGGTGAGCAACTCAAAGGCGCTATACCTAAACGCAACATCCCCAAAAAATATTTGTGA
- a CDS encoding colicin E3-like toxin immunity protein: MGLKLRLEWYDKKTELGEGKEYSRDLGNDDSVFIALGIPVENNVNNGGFNVDENWRAVIQPYFQHTIVLANYDYQMSFDYRDVW, encoded by the coding sequence ATGGGACTCAAACTCAGGCTTGAGTGGTACGACAAAAAAACAGAGCTGGGTGAGGGGAAGGAATACTCCCGCGATCTCGGCAATGATGATTCAGTATTCATCGCCCTGGGCATCCCTGTTGAAAACAATGTCAACAATGGAGGGTTCAACGTCGATGAAAATTGGCGCGCTGTGATCCAGCCTTACTTCCAGCATACGATCGTCTTGGCCAATTACGATTACCAGATGTCGTTTGACTATCGCGATGTTTGGTAG
- a CDS encoding FecR domain-containing protein — translation MSSVREQAARWFTRLMHVPQDHPDHEQLRQWLAANPLHAREYQAFCELWGDFSSTASTQALAKALEQRQGRRAFMRRGVLGLVGLLAVGLAWRYRTPHEFEAQYVTTVGERRRVSLPDGSELHLAADTRLQVRFDQGQRLVHLLQGQAIFDVARESSRTFRVDGGLAQVTVLGTRFVVAREPHELRVSVERGSVQVDNGRGRLVLVPGQVASSDNRNAPHMLDISASNAFAFEMGRLVLEQAGLEEVANSLSRYRRQPVRVLPGKGQPRINAVVQLDDVEGFVQALPAIAPIEVSNRDGITYLRGL, via the coding sequence ATGAGTTCGGTACGCGAACAAGCGGCCCGCTGGTTCACGCGGCTGATGCATGTGCCCCAGGATCATCCCGATCACGAACAATTGCGCCAGTGGCTAGCGGCCAATCCGCTGCACGCGCGCGAGTATCAGGCGTTCTGCGAGTTGTGGGGGGACTTCTCCTCAACGGCCAGCACCCAGGCCCTGGCCAAGGCACTGGAACAGCGTCAGGGCCGGCGCGCCTTCATGCGCCGTGGCGTACTGGGGCTGGTGGGCTTGCTGGCGGTCGGGCTGGCCTGGCGCTATCGCACCCCTCACGAGTTCGAAGCGCAGTATGTCACCACGGTCGGCGAGCGCCGCCGCGTCAGTCTGCCCGATGGCAGCGAGCTGCATCTGGCGGCGGATACTCGCCTGCAGGTGCGTTTCGATCAGGGCCAGCGCCTGGTGCACCTGCTACAGGGGCAGGCGATTTTCGACGTGGCCCGTGAAAGCAGCCGCACGTTCCGGGTCGATGGCGGCCTCGCCCAGGTCACGGTGCTGGGCACACGGTTTGTGGTGGCACGTGAGCCCCATGAGCTGCGGGTCAGCGTCGAACGCGGCTCGGTGCAGGTGGACAATGGCCGTGGTCGCCTGGTGCTGGTGCCGGGCCAGGTCGCCAGCAGCGACAACCGCAACGCGCCGCACATGCTCGACATTTCCGCGAGCAACGCTTTTGCCTTCGAAATGGGTCGCCTGGTGCTGGAGCAGGCCGGGCTGGAAGAAGTCGCCAACAGCCTGTCCCGTTACCGCCGTCAACCGGTGCGGGTGCTGCCGGGCAAGGGCCAACCGCGCATCAACGCCGTGGTGCAACTGGACGACGTCGAAGGCTTCGTCCAGGCCTTGCCGGCCATTGCGCCCATCGAGGTCAGCAACCGCGACGGCATCACCTACCTGCGTGGTTTGTGA